One stretch of Acropora muricata isolate sample 2 chromosome 12, ASM3666990v1, whole genome shotgun sequence DNA includes these proteins:
- the LOC136893098 gene encoding adhesion G protein-coupled receptor B3-like has product MYSPVNATILALFLLVFDIYFSGSSGRPQRCYPVDCVVSDWTLWSSCSSSMSEQQKSESRSRSVTTPASCAGKACPLELEETRLCYGSNTQNSQGRPRRCYPEDCEVSAWSSWSSCSSSMSDEQELESRSRSITTPSCRGKACRRKLKESRLCYHGSNTQNGQGNKKSTTTGGITISVSISGGVFFIILCICCWKCGVCE; this is encoded by the exons ATGTATTCACCAGTTAATGCTACAATTCTCGCTCTGTTCCTTTTggtttttgatatttatttttccGGTTCATCAGGACGACCGCAAAGATGCTATCCTGTGGACTGTGTAGTCAGTGATTGGACTCTTTGGAGCTCATGCAGTTCTTCTATGAGCGAGCAACAAAAATCGGAGTCTCGATCAAGATCAGTAACAACTCCCGCGTCATGTGCAGGAAAAGCTTGCCCATTGGAACTGGAGGAGACACGTCTGTGCTACGGAAGTAACACGCAGAACAGTCAAG GACGACCACGAAGATGCTATCCTGAGGACTGTGAAGTCAGCGCTTGGTCTTCTTGGAGCTCATGCAGTTCTTCTATGAGCGATGAACAAGAATTGGAGTCTCGATCAAGATCAATAACTACCCCGTCATGTAGAGGAAAAGCTTGCCGAAGGAAACTGAAGGAGTCACGTCTATGCTATCATGGAAGTAACACGCAGAACGGTCAAG GGAACAAGAAATCAACAACCACTGGAGGAATAACGATAAGTGTCTCCATTAGCGGTGGAGTTTTTTTCATAATACTATGCATCTGCTGCTGGAAGTGCGGAGTGTGCGAATAA